One window of the Microscilla marina ATCC 23134 genome contains the following:
- a CDS encoding FecR family protein, whose amino-acid sequence MEFEKYLELIIKKRHNKLSREEASLLDHWLQKSSDNQKIQEDIQQIWKLTQHYQESYEPIVQNGFDRFQQTIHASPINHHYTTLIVKVMQGNASTEEASSLEEWVNQKQENADLRQAVENVWTLTQQYQASYEPNAKAGLARFKDALANDEQLVDHSPTAHDELLTDLITKNLSRNISSEEADQLDVWLTKNNENKQLYEDLVKVWENTTYYQESYQPDTAQGLARFNQLIVDTDKKSDAPVKSLNKKSSQKFTLVGIAATVALLLVAGYWLFFQSSSITVVATANTTQTITLPDGSTVSLNKNSELSYDKKFDPRIVKLKGEAFFEVTKQGGKPFSIFSNGTKTEVLGTSFNIKTSNKNSDVEVTVITGKVAVSLEKVPQKRVLLAPGDKAVCKKQVKLIKKEKSSNQNFLAWKTRRLAFENHTLQNIIPELERFYQVKIELTNSKMLNCRFTGTFDNVALEEALEIIKFTFNASYTKSSNKYIIKGKGCN is encoded by the coding sequence ATGGAATTTGAAAAATACCTGGAATTAATCATAAAAAAACGCCATAATAAGCTTTCTCGTGAAGAAGCAAGTTTATTAGATCACTGGCTTCAAAAAAGTTCTGACAATCAAAAAATACAAGAAGATATACAACAAATATGGAAGCTTACCCAACATTATCAAGAAAGCTATGAACCAATAGTACAAAATGGATTTGACAGGTTTCAGCAAACCATCCATGCTTCACCTATTAACCATCACTATACAACACTCATTGTAAAAGTTATGCAAGGTAATGCTTCTACAGAAGAGGCAAGCTCTTTGGAAGAATGGGTGAACCAAAAACAAGAAAATGCTGATTTGCGTCAAGCAGTAGAAAATGTGTGGACTTTGACCCAACAATATCAGGCAAGTTATGAACCCAATGCCAAAGCTGGACTTGCCCGTTTTAAGGATGCACTTGCCAATGATGAGCAATTGGTTGACCACTCACCCACTGCTCATGATGAACTATTGACCGACCTGATTACCAAAAATCTTAGCAGGAATATATCTTCTGAAGAAGCGGATCAATTAGATGTTTGGTTGACCAAAAACAACGAAAACAAACAACTATACGAAGACCTGGTAAAGGTGTGGGAAAATACAACTTACTACCAGGAAAGTTACCAACCTGACACTGCTCAAGGCTTGGCAAGGTTTAACCAGTTGATTGTTGATACAGACAAAAAAAGTGATGCTCCGGTCAAATCGCTGAACAAAAAATCAAGTCAAAAATTCACTTTGGTAGGCATAGCAGCTACGGTAGCATTGTTGTTAGTGGCTGGTTATTGGTTGTTCTTTCAGTCATCGTCTATTACTGTGGTAGCTACAGCCAACACTACTCAAACCATTACACTACCCGATGGCAGTACCGTTTCTCTTAATAAAAATAGTGAGCTATCGTACGACAAAAAGTTTGACCCCAGAATTGTAAAACTGAAAGGAGAAGCTTTTTTTGAGGTTACCAAGCAAGGTGGTAAACCCTTTTCTATTTTTAGCAATGGCACCAAAACAGAGGTATTGGGTACGTCATTTAATATAAAAACAAGCAACAAAAACAGTGATGTTGAAGTAACAGTAATTACAGGAAAAGTAGCTGTCTCGCTTGAAAAAGTACCTCAAAAGAGAGTTCTACTTGCTCCAGGTGACAAGGCTGTTTGCAAAAAACAGGTAAAGCTTATCAAAAAAGAGAAAAGTAGTAATCAAAATTTTTTAGCCTGGAAAACTCGCCGTCTTGCGTTTGAGAACCATACTTTACAAAATATTATCCCTGAGTTAGAACGTTTCTATCAAGTAAAAATAGAGCTGACTAATTCAAAAATGTTAAACTGCAGATTTACTGGAACATTTGATAATGTTGCATTGGAGGAAGCACTGGAGATTATTAAGTTCACCTTTAATGCTTCTTACACAAAATCAAGCAATAAGTATATTATCAAAGGCAAAGGCTGTAATTAG
- a CDS encoding CAP domain-containing protein — translation MRKKSYTLLTTLFLLSITVFPVLAQHKLRVGTKKMAITNIYFKKGEKMIIVVTGSWTFKKPMAKVDYHGHSALGAINQYGNLGALLGQIGEGDPFIVQSGGSLIAKNDGRLKLFANITDTYMSARSAGVIHVTIRGGKKMSSAALEKLAGWDYNKLNTANGVPGMRAVEKEMVLLLNKARINPPKFAREYLMDKKMRNPVARELYTKLLETKPMEPLKADEVLLMPAKRMAVAFGTKGLDKIKGTPKFATTLGFGKSTSLDIVLDLLLDQDIPERTRRKQILNPEYKSFGVGFHPHTKYRYIWVMMYK, via the coding sequence ATGCGTAAAAAAAGCTATACACTTTTAACAACACTTTTTCTATTGTCTATCACGGTCTTTCCAGTACTGGCTCAGCATAAGCTGAGGGTTGGGACTAAAAAAATGGCCATTACCAATATTTATTTCAAAAAAGGCGAGAAAATGATCATTGTGGTCACTGGTTCTTGGACTTTCAAAAAACCAATGGCAAAAGTAGACTACCACGGGCATTCTGCATTAGGTGCTATCAACCAATATGGTAACTTGGGGGCTTTGCTAGGGCAAATAGGCGAAGGTGACCCTTTTATTGTGCAGTCAGGTGGCAGCCTTATTGCCAAAAATGATGGACGGCTCAAGTTGTTTGCCAATATTACAGATACCTACATGAGCGCACGCAGTGCGGGGGTAATACATGTAACCATTAGAGGAGGCAAAAAAATGAGTTCAGCAGCCCTGGAGAAACTTGCCGGATGGGATTATAACAAACTCAATACAGCCAACGGGGTACCTGGCATGCGTGCCGTAGAAAAAGAGATGGTGTTGTTGTTGAACAAGGCAAGAATCAACCCCCCTAAGTTTGCCAGAGAGTACTTAATGGATAAAAAAATGCGTAATCCAGTAGCCCGCGAACTGTATACCAAGTTATTAGAAACCAAACCTATGGAACCTCTTAAGGCAGATGAGGTATTGCTGATGCCAGCCAAACGCATGGCAGTAGCTTTTGGTACCAAAGGGTTAGACAAAATCAAAGGTACTCCTAAGTTTGCCACTACTTTAGGTTTTGGCAAAAGTACCTCACTTGACATTGTACTTGACCTTTTGCTTGATCAAGACATTCCAGAAAGAACCCGCCGTAAGCAAATCCTAAACCCTGAATACAAATCCTTTGGAGTAGGCTTTCATCCACATACCAAGTACCGTTACATTTGGGTGATGATGTATAAATAA
- a CDS encoding RNA polymerase sigma factor, whose protein sequence is MQKTKLKPSDAELLTWLKEGNEKVIQILFDTFYVSLCKTVNRIVHNTTITEDIVQDVFLKIWQKRGDLNIQISLKAYLHKMAINAALSHLRKKYNTSSIDDASPQQISKHAFKEVATEKMEFKELELQVNEAINELPPKCREVFILSRYEELSYKEIAQQMGISPKTVENQMSKALKHLRKKLAAYIKNILLFLTPYAIWEYFL, encoded by the coding sequence ATGCAAAAAACAAAATTAAAACCTAGTGATGCAGAATTATTAACTTGGCTGAAGGAAGGTAATGAAAAAGTTATACAAATCTTGTTTGATACTTTTTATGTTTCGCTCTGTAAAACAGTGAATCGCATTGTTCATAATACGACCATAACAGAAGATATAGTTCAGGATGTATTTTTGAAGATATGGCAAAAAAGAGGGGATTTGAATATACAGATTTCGCTTAAGGCATATTTACATAAAATGGCAATTAATGCAGCTTTGAGTCATCTAAGAAAAAAGTATAATACATCGAGTATTGATGATGCTTCGCCACAACAAATAAGTAAGCATGCGTTTAAGGAAGTAGCCACTGAAAAAATGGAGTTTAAGGAACTAGAGCTTCAGGTAAACGAGGCCATCAATGAGCTCCCACCTAAGTGTCGTGAAGTGTTTATATTGAGCAGGTATGAAGAGCTAAGCTACAAAGAAATAGCCCAACAGATGGGAATATCGCCCAAAACAGTAGAAAACCAGATGAGTAAAGCGTTGAAGCATTTACGCAAAAAACTTGCTGCATATATCAAAAACATATTGCTTTTTTTGACTCCTTATGCTATTTGGGAATATTTTTTATAA
- a CDS encoding STN and carboxypeptidase regulatory-like domain-containing protein — MIKWLAISFLLLFGMPDSFGQSVNLSKIVSCNYKNKTLQVILKKLEKKYRLRFSYSSSLLPLDKKLTLSVRKQPLKKTLHQLFNPLDIQYALIGNQLVLKKQAVNPRSYLSFSTPIVDQKPVTSKVEISIIDAASGATIPKAHIFKSDSILVGTSGPQGRFSIRLSPTQEVTLTFSHVSYEPVTKVINPSTQKEYAIWLIPKIEELKGVTISIDRDKRWKKLFNKFKDDFLGTSANAAQCKILNPWVVEFLETAQGIKLKKKSEDTLEIENYALGYKLMFLLSKFVLRNDDVYYKGQCWFSDLSPKNKKQQRRWQRNRRRAYKGSFNHFLAAMAHNRVTKEGFEVMVSKYPPYKSNGFYFSVPHKELLRPGKKQGEHLFVSPYYVKVTYYGELEEYNYIKWYKRSNPWVRGHLKPRAQLSWIWLGAGIVKFNSKGRILNDAERVIRYGYWAWERVGEMLPYQYLAEAYTQLAQKNKR, encoded by the coding sequence ATGATAAAATGGCTGGCAATATCGTTTTTGCTTCTCTTTGGGATGCCTGATAGCTTTGGGCAAAGTGTAAACCTGAGCAAAATTGTCAGTTGCAACTATAAAAATAAAACCTTGCAGGTGATACTAAAAAAACTTGAAAAAAAGTATCGCCTTCGGTTTTCTTATAGCAGTAGCCTTTTGCCACTTGACAAAAAGCTTACACTGAGTGTAAGAAAACAACCCCTCAAAAAGACTCTTCATCAACTTTTTAACCCTCTCGATATCCAATACGCTCTGATTGGAAATCAACTTGTGTTGAAAAAACAGGCTGTAAACCCACGCAGTTATTTATCGTTTTCTACTCCCATCGTTGACCAAAAGCCTGTCACATCAAAAGTAGAAATTAGTATTATAGACGCTGCCAGTGGTGCCACGATTCCCAAAGCTCATATATTTAAAAGTGATTCTATTTTGGTAGGTACAAGTGGACCTCAAGGTAGATTTAGCATTAGATTGAGCCCTACCCAAGAGGTAACGCTGACTTTTTCGCATGTAAGCTACGAGCCTGTTACCAAGGTGATCAACCCTTCTACTCAAAAAGAGTACGCAATATGGCTTATTCCCAAAATTGAGGAATTGAAAGGAGTCACTATTTCTATTGATCGCGATAAAAGATGGAAGAAGCTTTTTAATAAATTTAAAGATGATTTTTTGGGTACTTCGGCCAATGCTGCACAATGCAAAATTCTCAACCCTTGGGTAGTAGAGTTTCTGGAAACGGCTCAGGGCATTAAGCTTAAAAAGAAAAGTGAAGATACTTTAGAAATTGAGAATTATGCTTTAGGTTACAAGCTTATGTTCTTGCTGAGTAAGTTCGTTTTAAGAAACGACGATGTGTACTATAAAGGGCAATGTTGGTTTTCTGATTTGTCGCCCAAAAACAAAAAACAGCAAAGACGCTGGCAAAGAAACCGTCGAAGGGCTTATAAAGGGTCGTTTAACCATTTTTTGGCGGCAATGGCACACAATAGAGTCACCAAAGAAGGGTTTGAGGTAATGGTATCTAAATACCCCCCTTACAAAAGCAATGGTTTTTATTTCAGTGTTCCTCATAAAGAATTGTTACGCCCAGGAAAAAAGCAGGGAGAACACCTGTTTGTGTCGCCTTATTATGTCAAGGTTACTTATTATGGTGAACTAGAAGAGTATAATTATATTAAATGGTATAAGCGTAGCAATCCTTGGGTAAGGGGGCATTTAAAACCCAGGGCACAACTTTCGTGGATTTGGCTTGGTGCAGGGATTGTAAAATTTAACAGTAAGGGACGGATTTTGAACGATGCCGAGCGGGTAATCAGGTACGGCTATTGGGCTTGGGAAAGAGTAGGAGAAATGTTACCATACCAATACCTGGCAGAAGCATACACTCAACTTGCCCAGAAAAACAAACGCTGA
- a CDS encoding DUF5723 family protein — protein MRQLLQLLTLAGILLGGLYQHTQAQNNPAVLYGSHFHQQAARLNPSKLGDSYNDLDITGLPLPLPTFNLYSWGGNNRLNAKDFQKYFISGGNTVDNAIIEEFVGRFGNKNIVGVGAQLQLFGVAFKINKKTKVMDMNNPDLADIPVIKRDEIVTISLGWNERMAASVRLSPEMLAFAWKGNGHPDFLDKTVDLGNTKINAYWLREFALGAAMPIYKGLDINVRAGVRLKYLQGMAAMRSRRANATILTQSAENGGTITTNIDYFSNFSSPVPVDEKGEFEELPTKKFLGDDNFPRLPAQGSGFGVDLGVTVTLQDRFVGTFSLVDVGGVRFKRRISNFKLNNQITFDGIEVPADPSTGLLGGADGILDSLINNFELERTFDKFSIPLPTRMMFQAEYKVPRVDKKGRKYNKHHFFLTYIQGFGEYGISTARPSFTAAYSHNLGQQVSMGLSATSGGYSGFGIGSFMSFKLGYYRLGFGTNNITALLLRSGGKGADISFNISTAFR, from the coding sequence ATGCGGCAACTTCTACAACTTTTAACCCTTGCAGGAATTTTATTGGGCGGCTTGTACCAACACACTCAGGCCCAAAACAATCCAGCGGTATTGTACGGCAGCCACTTTCACCAACAAGCAGCAAGATTGAACCCAAGTAAATTGGGAGACAGTTACAATGACCTGGACATCACAGGCTTGCCCTTACCTTTGCCTACTTTTAACCTGTACAGTTGGGGGGGCAATAATCGCCTCAATGCCAAAGACTTTCAGAAGTATTTTATTAGTGGGGGGAATACTGTGGACAATGCTATTATTGAGGAATTTGTGGGCAGATTTGGTAATAAAAATATTGTAGGTGTGGGAGCACAGTTACAACTATTTGGTGTTGCGTTTAAAATCAATAAAAAAACCAAGGTAATGGATATGAACAACCCCGATCTGGCCGATATTCCGGTCATTAAAAGGGATGAAATTGTAACGATTTCTTTGGGCTGGAACGAACGAATGGCCGCAAGTGTACGGCTATCGCCCGAAATGCTCGCTTTTGCCTGGAAAGGTAATGGGCACCCTGATTTTTTGGACAAAACAGTTGACCTAGGGAACACGAAAATTAATGCCTATTGGCTCAGAGAGTTTGCTCTTGGGGCAGCCATGCCTATTTACAAAGGTTTAGACATAAACGTGCGTGCTGGGGTGCGGCTAAAATATTTACAAGGAATGGCCGCCATGCGTTCGCGTCGTGCCAATGCCACTATCCTTACACAAAGTGCCGAAAACGGTGGAACTATTACCACTAACATAGACTACTTCTCTAATTTTAGTTCGCCAGTGCCAGTAGACGAAAAAGGAGAATTTGAGGAGCTTCCTACCAAGAAATTTTTAGGAGATGATAATTTTCCAAGGTTGCCTGCACAAGGCAGTGGTTTTGGGGTAGACCTGGGGGTAACAGTGACATTGCAAGATAGGTTTGTGGGTACCTTCTCGTTGGTAGACGTAGGTGGGGTACGTTTTAAGCGTAGAATAAGCAACTTTAAGTTGAACAATCAAATCACGTTTGATGGAATTGAAGTTCCTGCTGATCCTTCTACGGGTTTGCTGGGTGGGGCTGATGGCATTCTTGATAGCTTGATTAATAACTTTGAACTGGAGCGAACATTCGACAAGTTTTCTATTCCTTTACCTACCCGAATGATGTTTCAGGCAGAGTATAAAGTGCCCAGAGTAGATAAAAAAGGACGCAAGTATAACAAGCATCATTTTTTCCTTACCTACATTCAAGGTTTTGGCGAATATGGCATCTCTACAGCACGCCCTAGCTTTACAGCGGCTTATAGCCACAATTTAGGGCAACAGGTAAGTATGGGGTTAAGCGCCACCAGTGGAGGGTATTCGGGTTTTGGAATTGGTTCGTTTATGTCGTTCAAACTAGGGTATTATCGTTTGGGTTTTGGCACAAATAATATTACGGCTTTGCTATTACGTTCAGGGGGCAAAGGAGCTGATATATCATTCAATATTTCTACGGCGTTTCGGTAG
- a CDS encoding PAS domain S-box protein: MKEIRFLGIFLLILTLYSCQSKRPAKIPAVINGVIDLQNWDFEKYGSVKLDGTWEFYWKHHLVSQDFTFPKNIPAPHFITVPDNWYNTTVKKKRVPLQGFATYRVKIRLPKKRPGTLGLKFPVFRTSGRVFIDSKLILETGTAAKSKEHSRPEYKPCVVEVAPDWSELQLIIQVSNFHYRKSGIINSIALGQSEQLAQARLRKIMFDMLLAGMIFFVGIYHISIYWLRRKSKEALYFGVFCLLVCFRILSVGERPLLEFVNVPWFLLVKMEFFGFYSAVGIFTLFCYSVFPQVIHRIVVRINMTVATIASLLVIFTPPLWFSFLTEVFQIMAIVSGVYIIYALIKSEIFKQRYTRIFLLGWVVFFTAVVHDILFANGYIKDGGYVFDLGFLFFILCQTYVLTLRFSLAFTRAELLTDQLDITNKNLEKVVAEKTESLVLANQHLSDRQKTMREHLDKIRTINDRLTESSLELRGQLSAINRTLGFVEISPKGKILEVNSIFCYVTGYERESLIGRDHQTLISTEEYDQAKYEKFWSDLVKGIPASGESKFIAQNKTELWFSTSYTPIIDQQGLISKIILLTNDITAQKLQNLEFETQYKAVNQLNATVELDLNGRVIKANDLFLNLIGYSADEIQGLKHHHLLVSEMYTEGEIQSFWQELLTQESKQGEFLLRTKNGENIWLAGAYNVVKNLNGEPQKILTFARDVSRTKRIAQEYKQLSLVASKTNNAVMIANERGVLQWVNQGFIQMSGYSFDEAVGKTPGELMHGEDTDEATVAYLMERIGEGKEASTDIVAYKKNGEKYWVNLSAAPVYDDYGQLVNFVSIEVDITERKALEEEILRAKERTETMYAITSDISGNLEAQLSQVLEFATRLLGLEVGIISKITENEYQVYSVYPSDDTIAVGQLFPLDKVYCEITLREDKIIAFHSVLDTPYSSHPCYAQFQTLAYIGVPVRLDGEIFGTLSFSSTQSLSKAFSQGDKDFILLLAEWIGGALSRLRYEQTLKLMNEESALMNTILNEKNELLDKKNKQVEKQNEAIQEQYHVIKDSIEYAERIQRAILPPLDKIQQALPNSFIYYRPRDLVSGDFYWFAEKREHHQNKNIIAVVDCTGHGVPGAFMSMIGTNLLNQVVHDKEVHQPNLILQEVHRLIRQVLHQNELDNNDGMDIGILTIDKKNKTIDFAGAKHSLLMVKNKTMTVVKGDRLPLGGEQLELERTFKNHQIPYPKVPGALTLYLTTDGYQDQFGGQKGRKFMTLRFRELLENIHQKPMAEQYEILHETLDFWMNPIDSEKKYYNQIDDILVMGISL, encoded by the coding sequence ATTTATTGACTCAAAGTTGATACTGGAAACAGGCACAGCAGCCAAAAGCAAAGAGCACAGCCGCCCTGAGTACAAGCCTTGTGTAGTAGAGGTAGCGCCCGACTGGTCAGAGTTACAGCTCATTATTCAAGTATCCAACTTTCATTACCGCAAGTCAGGCATTATTAACTCTATTGCACTAGGGCAAAGCGAACAATTGGCGCAAGCGCGTTTGCGAAAAATTATGTTTGACATGTTATTGGCAGGCATGATATTTTTTGTGGGCATTTACCATATAAGCATTTACTGGCTACGTCGTAAAAGCAAAGAAGCACTTTACTTTGGGGTATTTTGCTTATTAGTATGTTTTCGTATTTTGTCGGTAGGTGAGCGCCCCTTGCTTGAGTTTGTAAACGTACCCTGGTTTTTGCTCGTCAAAATGGAGTTTTTCGGTTTTTACTCTGCCGTGGGTATTTTCACCCTTTTTTGTTACTCAGTTTTTCCACAGGTAATACACCGCATCGTAGTACGTATCAATATGACGGTGGCTACTATAGCATCACTTTTGGTCATATTTACTCCCCCTCTGTGGTTTTCGTTTCTTACAGAGGTTTTTCAAATAATGGCGATTGTGTCTGGGGTATATATCATTTATGCTTTGATCAAGTCTGAAATTTTCAAACAGAGATACACCCGTATTTTCTTGTTGGGTTGGGTGGTGTTTTTTACTGCTGTTGTCCACGATATATTATTTGCAAACGGCTATATAAAAGACGGAGGCTACGTTTTCGACCTAGGCTTTTTGTTTTTTATCTTGTGCCAAACCTACGTGCTTACCTTGCGTTTTTCTTTGGCATTTACCCGCGCCGAGCTACTTACCGATCAACTTGATATCACCAACAAAAATCTTGAAAAAGTTGTAGCAGAAAAAACCGAATCTTTGGTATTGGCAAATCAACATTTGTCGGATCGGCAAAAAACCATGCGGGAGCACCTTGATAAGATCAGAACCATCAATGATCGATTGACAGAAAGTAGCCTGGAACTCAGAGGACAACTATCTGCTATTAACCGTACTTTGGGTTTTGTAGAAATTAGCCCTAAGGGTAAAATTCTTGAAGTAAACTCTATTTTTTGTTATGTAACTGGGTATGAGCGGGAATCCTTGATTGGGCGAGACCACCAAACCCTGATTAGTACAGAAGAGTATGATCAGGCAAAGTATGAAAAATTTTGGAGTGACTTGGTCAAAGGCATTCCAGCCTCTGGAGAATCTAAGTTTATTGCCCAAAACAAAACAGAGTTGTGGTTTTCTACCAGTTATACCCCCATTATAGACCAGCAAGGTTTAATTAGCAAAATTATATTACTTACCAATGACATTACAGCGCAGAAGCTGCAAAACCTAGAGTTTGAAACCCAATATAAGGCTGTAAACCAACTCAATGCTACTGTTGAGCTCGACTTGAATGGACGTGTAATCAAAGCAAATGACTTGTTTTTGAATCTTATTGGCTACAGTGCTGATGAAATACAAGGACTAAAACACCATCATTTGTTGGTATCGGAGATGTATACCGAAGGTGAGATACAGAGTTTTTGGCAAGAGTTACTAACCCAGGAGTCTAAGCAGGGAGAATTTTTGTTGCGCACCAAAAATGGTGAAAATATATGGTTGGCAGGCGCCTACAACGTAGTAAAAAACCTAAACGGAGAGCCTCAAAAAATTCTCACTTTTGCACGTGATGTGAGCCGAACCAAACGAATAGCACAAGAATACAAGCAATTGTCGCTGGTGGCAAGCAAAACCAACAATGCTGTAATGATTGCCAATGAGCGAGGCGTACTACAATGGGTAAATCAAGGTTTTATTCAAATGTCGGGCTACTCATTTGATGAGGCAGTTGGCAAAACCCCCGGAGAGTTGATGCATGGTGAAGATACTGATGAGGCTACGGTAGCTTACCTGATGGAAAGAATAGGAGAGGGCAAGGAAGCGTCTACTGATATTGTAGCATATAAAAAAAATGGGGAAAAATATTGGGTAAACCTAAGTGCAGCACCGGTGTATGATGATTATGGTCAGTTGGTAAATTTTGTGTCTATAGAAGTTGACATTACCGAAAGGAAAGCTTTGGAAGAAGAAATATTGAGGGCTAAAGAGCGCACCGAGACAATGTATGCGATTACCTCTGACATTTCAGGTAACCTTGAAGCTCAACTCAGTCAAGTACTAGAGTTTGCGACTCGTTTGTTAGGACTGGAAGTAGGCATTATTAGTAAAATAACCGAAAATGAGTATCAAGTATACAGTGTTTACCCATCGGATGATACCATTGCTGTAGGGCAGCTTTTTCCTTTGGACAAGGTTTACTGTGAGATTACACTTCGTGAAGACAAAATCATTGCTTTTCACTCAGTGCTTGATACTCCCTATAGTAGCCATCCTTGTTATGCTCAGTTTCAGACATTGGCCTATATTGGAGTGCCTGTACGGTTAGATGGGGAAATATTTGGTACTTTGAGTTTTTCATCTACTCAGTCACTGTCTAAAGCTTTTAGCCAAGGAGATAAAGATTTTATCTTGTTATTAGCAGAATGGATAGGAGGGGCTTTGAGTAGGTTAAGGTATGAGCAAACGCTTAAGCTGATGAATGAAGAATCGGCATTGATGAATACTATCCTGAATGAGAAAAATGAGTTGCTTGATAAGAAAAACAAGCAAGTAGAAAAGCAAAACGAAGCTATTCAAGAGCAATACCATGTCATCAAAGACAGTATAGAGTATGCTGAGCGTATTCAACGAGCAATACTACCACCACTGGATAAAATACAACAAGCCTTGCCCAACTCTTTCATCTATTACCGTCCTCGCGACTTGGTAAGTGGTGATTTTTATTGGTTTGCAGAAAAACGTGAGCATCATCAGAATAAAAATATTATTGCTGTGGTAGATTGTACTGGACACGGGGTTCCAGGTGCTTTTATGAGCATGATTGGCACTAACTTGCTCAATCAGGTAGTGCATGATAAAGAGGTACACCAACCTAACCTGATTTTACAAGAAGTGCATCGTCTGATAAGGCAGGTTTTGCACCAAAATGAATTGGACAATAATGACGGAATGGATATTGGTATTTTGACCATTGACAAAAAGAACAAAACCATAGACTTTGCCGGGGCTAAACATTCGTTGCTCATGGTAAAGAATAAGACAATGACAGTAGTAAAGGGAGACAGGCTGCCATTGGGTGGCGAACAGTTAGAGCTGGAACGTACTTTTAAAAACCATCAGATACCTTACCCTAAAGTGCCAGGAGCACTCACGCTGTACTTGACTACAGATGGTTATCAAGACCAGTTTGGTGGTCAAAAAGGGCGTAAATTTATGACACTAAGGTTTAGAGAGCTGTTGGAAAACATACACCAAAAGCCAATGGCTGAGCAGTATGAAATTTTGCATGAAACACTGGATTTTTGGATGAACCCCATTGATTCGGAAAAAAAATACTATAACCAGATTGACGATATTTTGGTCATGGGTATTAGTTTATAG
- a CDS encoding YebC/PmpR family DNA-binding transcriptional regulator: MAGHSKWANIKHRKGAQDAKRGKIFTKLIKEITVAAKIGSPDPETNPRLRLAIQNAKGVNMPKDNIERAIKKATGADGTDYTETTYEGYAPNGIAVFVECTTDNLNRTVASVRSIFNKYGGNLATNGSVEFLFDRKGVFQIIRPEGIDADEFELELADGGAEEVEFSDDYIVVTCAMEDFGNVQKKLDEMTIEAENAGLERIPTTSVNLSDEDLQQSMKVIDKLEDDDDVQKVYHNIEISEEQMELLS, encoded by the coding sequence ATGGCTGGACATAGTAAATGGGCGAACATTAAGCACCGCAAGGGTGCACAAGATGCAAAACGAGGAAAAATATTTACCAAGTTAATAAAAGAAATTACAGTAGCCGCAAAAATAGGTAGCCCTGACCCTGAGACCAACCCTCGCCTACGATTGGCAATTCAGAATGCTAAGGGGGTAAATATGCCCAAAGACAATATAGAGCGTGCTATTAAAAAGGCTACTGGTGCTGATGGTACCGACTATACTGAAACTACTTACGAAGGTTATGCCCCCAACGGCATCGCAGTATTTGTAGAATGTACTACTGACAACCTGAACCGAACAGTTGCCAGTGTAAGAAGTATATTTAATAAGTATGGAGGAAACCTTGCTACCAATGGTTCTGTAGAGTTTTTATTTGACCGAAAGGGAGTTTTTCAAATTATACGCCCAGAAGGAATAGACGCTGATGAATTCGAACTTGAACTGGCTGACGGAGGCGCTGAAGAGGTTGAGTTCAGCGACGATTATATTGTAGTTACTTGTGCTATGGAAGACTTCGGGAATGTTCAGAAAAAACTGGATGAAATGACTATTGAGGCTGAAAATGCTGGACTGGAGCGCATTCCTACTACTTCGGTAAATCTAAGCGATGAAGACCTTCAGCAGTCAATGAAAGTGATAGATAAACTGGAAGACGACGATGATGTACAAAAAGTGTATCACAATATAGAAATTAGTGAGGAGCAAATGGAGTTGCTGAGTTAA